GATGCAGCGGTTTTTGCTTCGAAAGGTGAGATGCGCAAGTTGGTACAAGGTGGCGGTGTTTCTTTAAACAAAGAGAAACTGGAAGCTTTTGACCGGGTGATTACCTCTGCTGACCTTTTGGATGAGAAGTACCTCCTGGTACAACGTGGAAAGAAGAATTATTACTTGGTTATTGCCAAATAAGAACCGATTTAACGGTGAAAATGAAAAAATGCCCCGAAATATTTGGATATTTCGGGGCATACTTCTATCTTTGCACCGCTTTTTAACAGAAAGCACATAAGTTTGGACTATGGTGTAATGGTAGCACAACAGGTTTTGGTTCTGTTTGACCAGGTTCGAGTCCTGGTAGTCCAACATTCCAACGGCTTATATAAGTCAAAAGCCCACTAAAATCGCAAATTTTAGTGGGCTTTTTGCTGTATCCTACCCGTATCTGTAGAAAAGATAACACAGATAAAACTTCCTTTTATACTTTTATTGCCTACCTTTGCAGTTTTATATTTACAATTTCCATGAATCTGAAAATAGAACCTAAGGATGTTCAGGATGCTTATAGCACTCCCATCGTTCAGCAAACCTCTTTTTGGTCTAAGGTGAAAGAACGTTTGGGAATGAACTCCAGTGCCTTTGAATTTTCTGTCCGCAATAGTGAAATCTATTCTAATGTAGGTGGATTTTCACATACGAATGCAGACTTTATCATGTTTTTCCAGTATCTCAACAAAGAGGATTACATAGCCTATCTTCCTTACGGTCCTGAAATAGAACCGTCGGAAGAAAATCAGGGAGAGTTTTTGGAAGAATTGTCCGAATCCTTGAAATCTTATCTTCCCAAACATTGCATTGCTTTGCGTTATGATTTGAACTGGAAGTCACATTGGTGTAGGGATGAAGATTTTGATGCAGATGGAAACTGGATCGGCCTTCCCCAAAAAGAGTTTCAGGAAATTAAGCTGAACTATGGAACTTGCAACCGGAACTTGCGGAAAGCGAATACTAACATCCTTCCGGCCAATACGATTGTGCTGGACTTGAGTAGGGACGAAGAATGCATTTTAGGTATGATGAAGCCCAAAACAAGATATAACATCAAGCTTTCTCTTAAAAAAGGAGTGGAAGTGAGATCCACCGGTATGGAAGGATTGAATGTCTGGTATGACCTCTATACTGAGACTGCTTTCCGAAACGGATTGCATCTGAACGATATCAGTTATTTCCGTTCGGTTTTTGCTTCCAAGATGGAATGCCAGGATAAGGCACTGAACGTAAAGCTGTTGATTGCTTATTTTGATAATATTCCATTGGCAGCCATGTTCTTGGTACTGTCTGCCCATCGTGCCACTTATCTTTATGGTGCTTCATCGTCAAGACTGCGCAACATGATGCCTACTTATGCCCTGCAATGGAAGGCGATGCAAATAGCGAAGGATAATGATTGCAGCGAATATGACATGTTCGGCATTTCTCCTTGTGCGGAGCCGTCTCACCCGATGTATGGCTTGTATAAGTTCAAGCATGGTTTTGGCGGAGAGATCTATCATCAGTTGGGATGCTGGGATTATCCTGTCGAGGAGGGGAAATACAATTATTTTTCTGCCCTTGAAATGAATATGCAGGGATATTATCAGCCTTGACATAGAATTTGAGGGATTTGTTCTTTAGTGAAAGTTGACTTGTTTTGAACAATAATGTTATATAATTGACACGAATTTGCACGGTTACTCCGTTTTCTTTTGCTACATTTGCATCGTGTGCGCAAACGGTGCGCTTTTAATACTTGAATTCGTAATTAATAAGATGCATTGTTATCATGAAGACGAACTATAATTTTGCTATCCTCCCTATTCCGAAGATGTAAGAAGTTATGGTAGAAGAAGGTTTCCCAACCGTATTTTTATAATGGTATAAACGTAAATACAATAATTTTTCTAATTAAAATAAGTAATATTATGAATCCGTATTTGAATTTTTCTTTGGAAGGTAAAGTGGCCCTTGTTACAGGCGCTTCTTATGGCATTGGTTTCGCAATCGCTTCTGCTTTTGCAGAGCAAGGCGCTACTGTTTGTTTTAACGACATCAATCAGGAACTGGTTGATAAAGGTCTGAAGTCTTATGCTGAAAAGGGAATTAAAGCACACGGTTACGTATGTGACGTAACAGACGAACCTGCTGTTCAGGCTTTAGTAGCTACCATTGAAAAAGAAGTGGGGTCTATTGATATCCTTGTAAACAATGCCGGAATCATCCGCCGTGTTCCTATGCATGAAATGGAGGCTGCCGATTTCCGCCGCGTCATTGATATTGACCTTAATGCTCCGTTCATTGTATCCAAGGCTGTTCTGCCCGCAATGATGAAGAAAGGACATGGCAAAATCATCAACATCTGCTCTATGATGTCCGAGTTGGGACGTGAAACTGTATCGGCTTATGCTGCTGCCAAGGGAGGTTTGAAGATGCTGACCCGCAACATCTGCTCTGAATATGGTGAATACAACATTCAGTGTAATGGCATCGGTCCGGGGTATATTGCCACTCCGCAGACCGCACCGTTGCGCGAAAAACAAGCCGATGGCAGCCGTCATCCGTTTGATTCGTTTATCTGCGCCAAGACACCGGCCGGCCGTTGGCTGGATCCGCAGGAACTTACGGGGCCGGCAGTATTCTTGGCTTCTGAGGCTTCTAATGCGGTGAACGGACATATTCTTTATGTAGATGGTGGTATCTTGGCTTATATAGGAAAGCAACCTAAATGAAAAAGCTTCTTTTATTATGTATGACGGTTCTGTTTTGCTTTGCCTGTGGCGAAAGCAAAACAGTGACCGTAACGGTGACCAATCCGTTGGGTATGGAACGCTCTGGTGAAATGTTGGAGTTATCCATGGCTGAGATATCCAACCGTCTGAATCTGGCTGACACAGCACAGGTTATAGTGCTGGATGGTGAGGGCAGGCAAGTTCCCTATCAGATTACTTATGATGAGAAACTGATTTTTCCGGCTGCCGTGGGTGCTAATGCTGTTGCCGTTTATACCATTCAGCCCGGCATTCCCGGAGAGGTTGAGGTGAAGTCTTGTGGTAAGAGTTATCCTGAGCGTATGGATGACATGGCTTGGGAAAATGACCTGGTCGCGTTCCGTGCTTACGGGCCTGCATTGCAGGCAAGGGGAGAACGTGGGTTTGGTTATGACTTGTTTACGAAATATAACACCACAGAACCAGTTTTGGAATCAATGTATGCAAAAGAGCTGGACAAGGATGCGCATGTTTCCTATCATATAGACCATGGTTACGGTATGGACTGCTATGCCGTAGGACCTACTTTGGGTGCTGGTGTGGCTGCTTTGATGGTGAACGATACGATTGTTTATCCCTGGTGCTATAAGACTCAGGAAATTTTGGATAACGGTCCGCTACGTTTCACCGTGAAACTGGTATTCAATCCGTTGAGCGTAAAAGGTGACACTACAGTAGTAGAAACACGCATCATTACATTGGACGTAGGTTCTCATTTGAATAAGACCGCCGTTTCTTTCACTAACCTGAAAGAGACTTTTCCGGTTGTTACCGGTATCGTCTTGCACGAGCCCGATGGTGCTGTGGTGGCTGATGCCGCCAATGGCTACATGACTTATGTGGATCCTACTACCGGACCGGATAACGGCAAGATTTTTATGGGTGCTGCCTTTCCGGTTGCGGTAAAAGAGATCAAGACCGTTCTCTTTTCGGAAACAGAAAAGAAACAACGCAACAATGCAGACGGACATGTATTGGCTGTAAGCGATTATGAACCGGGTTCCGACTACATATATTACTGGGGATTTGCCTGGAGTAAGGCAGATATCAAGACCGCTGATGGCTGGAATCGTTATATGGCAGATTTTGCCAGGAAGGTACGCAGTCCGTTGACGGTGACTGTCAAGTAAAATGAGTTGTTTATTATATATAAGCAGAACGACTTTAGGCCTACTTATTATGTGGCTGAAGCCGTTCTGCTTTTTTTATTTCTATCAAGGAGGCTCTCTTTTCTCATCCGTCTTTCGGAAATGGATTGGGAGATAAGATTTTACAGCAGTTTGAACTCGTAGCCTTCTTCCTTCAGAAAGTCAATAGCGCGTGGTAGAGCATATTGCAGGTTTCCGTTGCACCATGATTTCAAAGAGTCGTGGAAAGTGATGATAGAACCGTTGCGTGCATATCTCATGACATTGGCAAGTACTTGCGGTCCGCGCAGTTTCTTGCTGTAATCACGGGTAACCAAGTCCCACATCACTATCTTATAATGGCTTTTCAGTTTCAGGTATTGTCCGGCAAACATATGTCCGTGGGGCGGGCGAAACAATAGCGGGTATAAAACCTTTTCCACATTACAGTTAATGTCTCCGCCCATTTCCATAAAGATACGCGCTTGTTCCGTATTTTCTAAGTAGCTTTTAGCAGTATATTCAAATCCCCGGATGTGGTTGAATGTATGGTTGCCGATGCGGTGTCCCCGTTCTACCACCAGCCTGAACTCTTCAGGGTGCTTTCGTATATTGTCTCCTACCATGAAGAAGGTGGCTTTGATGCAGTGTTTGTCCAGTAAGTCGAGTACCCAGGGAGTTACTTCGGGAATGGGACCGTCGTCAAAAGTCAGATAAACGGCTTTTTCATCGGGGTTCATCCTCCAGATTGCACCGGGATACAGTTTGCGAAAAAACTTGGGAGGTTGTTCTATAAGCATATTGTTAGAAAACCTCCGGAGAGTGTGTCGAAAAGCAAAGGCTCTCTGTCATTCGGAGTTTTGACACACTCTCCGGGAGGGGATGTTTTTATTAAACAATCGGTAGCTCTCCGGCGGCTACTGTTTCATTCGGTCAACGTACATGTTGTACAGTTCCTCTACTTTAGGTTCATAAATCCCGGCAAGTTTGGATTTGTACTTCTTCATTACCTTTACTTCTGCGTCGAGCACAGCCCAATGCCACTCGAACTCACGGGTTGAGATGGCAAAGCGTCCGTTGTCCAAGCTCAGGTAATAAGTGGTGTATTCCACAGCCTTGTCGGCAAGAACTCTCATTATTCCGTCCGCTTTGGCTGTTTCGCCCAATTGGTAATAAGCTTCTGCCATCTGGGCTGATCCGTTTTGCCAATCGTAAGGTACATTGAAAGCAGGAATCATCTTTTCTGCATAGTCCAAGGCGGCTTTGGCCTTGTCTCTCTTGCCTTCACGCATCAACTGCTGTATAAGTTGCGAGAAGATGCGGCGGTGTGAGTGGCACATGCGCATGGCATTCTCATCAATGTAGATGCCCGGTTTGTCAATACCGCCATACTTGAACTTGTTCATCAAATTGTCGTACATCTTTTCCGAGTCTATGGTCACACCCGTCTTGTTGGTGTCGAACGGAGTGAAACGGTAGGCAAGACCTTCCTGTATGAAGTGGTTGTCCATGCCGAGCTGGTTATCCTGTCCCACGCTGACTGCGATGTAGATAGGACGTTCCCAATTGGCTTCACTCAGCATTTCGAGCATCATCAGCTCGCTTTTGTAGAGGGCACGTTTGGGTGCGTAGTCACCCCGGTTGGTTTTGGTACGGAGCTTGATACTCATATATTCGGGGATGCTGTCTCCCGGAATCATCATACCGCTGCGGCGCACGGCTTCCTTGTCCACTTTGATGACAATACTGTCGGTAGGGATAACCTTCAAATCCTGGTTTTTGTTGCGTACCCAGTATTTCAAGATATTTTTGAGCTCGTACGGGTTGTCACCGAATTCTTTTTTCACGTTGACCAGAGCTTCCGGATTTCCGTTCAAAGCCTGTTTTTCGGCTTCCGCATAAAGGGCGTCGATACTTTTCTTGTAATCCGGACGGATGGGGATGTATTCATTGGTTCCTTCCACGTATTCCATGCGCTCCCAGGTGATGGGTAGTGACGGGCTGTCATAGGCGGGACGCTTCATCTGATCAATGTACCAGTCGGTCTGCAGGTACGAGAGGTTGCAGGTGCGTGCATCGGTTCGGCAGCCTTCCGTTTCCTGATTGTACCATAAGGGGAAAGTGTCATTGTCACCGTTGGTATATATAATCGGGTTTCCGCTTTCCTGCAAGGACATCAGGTAGTTCTGTCCGAAGTCGCGCGTCATGTAGCGTCCGCTACGGTCGTGGTCGTCCCAGGTCTGACTTGCCATTTGGATGGGAACCAGAAGGCAGGCTGCCGAAACTGCGACTGCTGCCGGAAGTTCTTTCAGCTTGGCGTAGTGACGGAGCAGGCGCACGATGCCTGCCACGCCCATGCCTATCCAGATGGCAAAGGCGTAGAATGAGCCTGCGTATGCGTAGTCGCGCTCGCGGGGCTGGCTCGGAGTCTGGTTCAGGTAGAGCACGATGGCGATGCCGGTCATGAAGAACAGGAAGAACACCACCCAGAATTGCTGTATGCCCTTTGGCCCACGGTAGGCCTGCCACAGCAAGCCAATGATGCCGAGCAACAACGGCAGGCAGTAGAATACGTTGTGTCCTTTGTTTGCTTTCAGTTCCTGAGGCAGCAGGCTTTGGTTGCCAAGCAACAGGTTGTCGATGAACGAGATGCCTGTAATCCAGTTGCCGTGTTCTATTTCCCCGCTTCCCTGCAAGTCATTCTGTCGTCCGGCAAAGTTCCACATGAAGTAGCGCCAGTACATCCAGTTGAGTTGGTAAGAGAAGAAGAATTTGATGTTTTCCCACTGTGTAGGCATGTTTACCATCACCATTTCACCGCATTTGTCATAGGGTACATCATATCCCTTGATGTCTTGCCAAGCGTGGTATTCACCGGTGTGTGCGCTACTGTACATGCGTGGGAAGAGCATGTTCTGCGCATATTCGTATTCGATGCGTCCGGGAATCTCAACATAGCTGTCCTTTTCGTCGGGAGTCGCTTTTTCCTTGCGGATGAACTTGGTTCCGTTGTAGGAGATGCGCGGTTCGCAGTAACCGTCTTTTACGTCAAGGGCTACCTGTGAGGTGAAAGCGGGTCCGTAGAACAAGGGGCGTGTGCCGTATTGTTCACGTCCTAAGTATTCACCCAGAGTGAAGATGTCCTCCGGTGAATTCTGGTCCATCGGTGTATTGGCGGTGGAACGTATCACGATCAGTGCGTATGAGGAATATCCGATGACAATCATCATGGTACAGAGCAGCGACGTGTTCAGCGCGCGTGCCGATATGCGGAACTTCTCGTTTATCCGTGCCTGCATTTTGGGGCTGAGATAGAACCACAGCAAGGCTATGACGATAATGCCGATGGCAACCGCACTCTTGCCGTGCCCGTAGAATGGGATTCCCAGCATGGCTATGGTCAGTATGAACGAAAGCGCCATACGTGTCTTGCTATTTTCCGTGTAGCTTTCGTATATACCCCAGATGAGGCATGCAGCTAACAGTATGATATAGACGATAACACCGCTGTTGAAGGACATCCCCAATGAGTTGACAAAGAGCAGTTCAAACCATCCGCCCACTTTCACAATGCCCGGTACGATGCCGTAAAGTACGGCGGCCACCAGCACCATTGATGCGAGCAGAGCCAGAAGTGAACCTTTGGCTGTGGCATGGGGTACGCGTTTGTAATAATATACCAGTACGATGGCGGGCAGGCAGAGTAAGTTCAACAAATGCACGCCGATGGAAAGTCCTGTCAGGTAGGCGATGAGAATCAGCCAACGGTCGCTGTGTGGTTCGTCGGCCACGTCCTCCCACTTCAGTATCAGCCAGAATACGATGGCGGTGAACAGGGAAGAAAAAGCGTAAACTTCACCTTCCACGGCACTGAACCAGAATGTATCGCTGAATGTATAGGCAAGTGCTCCCACCAGACCGCTACCCATGATGGTGATCAGTTGTCCGCGGGTTATGTTGTTTTCGTCTGTCACTACCAGTTTACGCACCAAGTGGGTGATGCTCCAGAATAGAAACAAGATGCAGGCGCCACTCATCAGTGCGCTCATATAGTTCACCATTTTGGCTACGGTGGTGGCATCAGAGGCAAATTGTGAGAAAAGGTTGGCCACTAACATGAAAAACGGTGCGCCGGGCGGGTGTCCTACTTCCAGCTTATAGCCGGTAGTGATGAACTCCGGGCAGTCCCAAAAACTTGCAGTCGGCTCGATGGTCATGCAGTAAACCGTTGCCGCAATGAGGAAAGTAATCCAACCCACGAGGTTGTTTACGGTTCTGTACTGTTTCATTCGGATGAAATTCGTTATTTGTTATATTTTCAATCGTGGGCGCAAATATAATGAATTCAATCCTAAATGAATGACAATAAGGCTGATTATTAGGATAGGTTAAGGGAATGTGTATTCTGTAAATGTTGCATTAATCCTGATTGTCCTGTCAAAAAGAACGGTATTTGTTTGTTTTTGTATCATGTGCTGTACATTGAAAAACCGGTTCTGGAATATATTATGAATAATTGTCCTATGTATATGCGATATTTGTTGCATATATAGCCTCTTTTTTATTGTTTTATGCAGAAATAAGTGTGGTATTTACGGGAAACACCTTGCTTTTTTTACTAAAACCTTCCCGGATTTTTACTAAAAGTCCGGGAAAGTTTTAGTAAAAGATTCTTTGAATATTCCTTTTTCCTTGTTTCAAGGTCCCAGAAAGTTCCATTTTGATTTATTAGCGGAGTATGTATTCTTGCATATATCTCATAAACTGCATCTTATGCGTTTTTGCTCTCGTATTTCTTTCCGTGAGAGCAATGGGCTGGAAATACGGGATTCTCGTGCAGCAGAAAATGCAAAGTGTCAAAATGACAAAGCTGAGATGAATGATTTCGTGCATTCGGATTTATTTTTTGAAGGGAAAAGCGCGGACGATTGGCAGTTTCGATAGAACCTGTTACTTCTTGCGTTTCATCAACATGATCACCGGATTGGACTCCTCGTTCAGTACGGCGGCTTTATATACAGCGTCTTCCTGCTTGTCGTACATCAGATCTACGGTTGGAAATCCTCTTCCTTTTTCAAAATTAAATACTTTCCCTATGGTCTGCATAAAATAATAGCGCTCAGTGACAACTCCCATGGTAAGGAGTCTTTCCGGATCGACAGAGGGCTTTTTCACGAGAAACGGGCATAGCTTGTTTTCTCCGGGTGTATAGCTGTACACTGTGTCGGAAGAAGTTTCTACAAGCAACCATTTTTCTTGGTATGGAATTATCGGGCGTACTGTAGCTACGGCAATCGCTTCTCCTTTCTGTACGAACGGTGCTTTTACCACATCGTAAGGAATATGAATCTCTTGGGAGATGCTTCCGTCTTGTTTCGATATGATGGCATGATGAGCTTTACCGTCATAGCTTTCTCCTTCCTTGTAATATATGGACATGTCATAACGGATCAGATTGTCTTTGTCATAACTTTGTTATCTTCATCTAAAACAATTCCGTTGATAAAAGCATATTCTTCGGAGCCTTGCCCTTTCCTGTTTATCTTTTTTAATCCTTTGCCGTTTTTCCTATTGCCATAATTTGATTTACGTATTTGCGAGTGAAGTAATATATGGCGTAAAGATAAGTGATTTTCCATATTTGGCAGATTTTTCCGGGTCAAGATTCTATGAACATGTATAAAAAAAGGCTAATTTTGCTCACGTTCTTTATTATACCTCAATAATTCAGTGATCAAGAGATGAAGAAACCCATGAAAAACATACTTTTATATACATTATTCTCCGGTCTGTTTTCTGTCGTATCTGCCGGAAACATTACTCCCGTGGAGCCTCCCGTGATGGGGTGGAGCTCGTGGAACACTTATAGGGTGAACATCAGTGATACATTGATTGTCAGGCAAGCCGAAGCTATGGTTAGGAAAGGTTTGAAAGATGCAGGTTATACTTACGTCAATGTTGACGACGGCTTTTTCGGCCGGCGTGACAGGAAAGGAACCATGCACGCTCACCCCGACCGCTTTCCGGATGGACTGAAAGGGGTGGTGGACCGCATCCATTCTTTAGGTCTGAAAGCCGGCATTTATTCGGATGCCGGAAGCAATACATGCGGCTCCATCTGGGACAATGACGCAAATGGCATAGGCGCCGGATTGTACGGGCATGAGCATCAGGATGCCGATCTTTATTTCAATGAATGGGGATTTGACTTTATCAAAATAGACTATTGTGGAGCCGGGCAGGAATTGGATCTGGAAGAAGAAAAGCGGTATTCGGAAGTTTGCCGTGCCATTGAAAAAGTTGCAGGAAGCCATGTTTCCGTCAATATCTGTCGTTGGGCGTTTCCGGGTACATGGGCCGCGAAGATAGCCCGTTCCTGGCGTATCAGTCCGGACATCCGCCCGGAATGGAATTCTGTGAAATACATCATCGGCAAAAACCTGTACCTTTCTGCCTATGCCGGCGGCGGGCATTATAATGATATGGATATGCTGGAGATAGGCAGGGGGCTGAAGCCGGAAGAAGAAGAGGTTCATTTCGGGATGTGGTGCATGATGAGTTCTCCGTTGCTGATAGGATGTGATCTGACTACGATTCCGGAAGCTTCGCTGCGCCTGCTGAAGAATAAGGAGCTTATAGCTTTGAACCAAGATCCGCTTGGGTTGCAAGCCTGCGTTGTGCAGCATGACAATGCAGGCTATGTATTAGCCAAAGATATTGAACAGATGCGTGGAAAGGTACGGGCAGTGGCGTTGTACAATCCGTCGGACAGTGCCTGCCGCTTTTCCGTGCCAATGGAGACGCTCGAACTGAAAGGGAAAGTGAAGGTTCGTGATTTGGTGAGGCAGAAGTCGCTTCCTGTGGTGCGGGATGTGCTGGAACATCTGCTGCCGCCTCATAGCGTGTTGATATTGCGTATGGAAGCCGAAGAACGCATAGAGCCATCCTTGTATGAGGCTGAATGGGCTTATCTGCCGTGTTTCAACGATTTGGGAAAGTCCTCGAAAGCGGTTTTATACGCTCCGATGGGGGAAGCCTCCGGTGGTATGAAGGTTTCTTTTGTGGGAGGAAGCGATGAAAATTATGCCGAATGGAACAATGTGTACAGCAAGCAGGGCGGCATCTACGAAATGACGGTATGCTATGTGCCGGCAAACAACCGTAAACTGGAGATCAAAGTCAATGGTGAAAAGGCTCTCTTGCCTGAAGAACTGCCCGGAACGAAAGGAGAGAAGATGGCTTCTGTCACGGTAAGGGTGCGGCTGAAGGCGGGAAATAATACAGTCCGTATGGGCAGTCCTTACTGCTGGACGCCAGATATTGATTGTTTCAGATTGAAACCACTTATTAATTAAATACATGATATCCTATGAGAAATTATTCTTCTTTTTTTGTATTCCTTTTCCTGTCTTTCTGTATGGAAGCCGTGGCAGGAGAGCCGCCCTTACGGGTGTCTTGGGCAACCACCGATTATCTGGCGGACAGGTCGGAGTATCCATTTACAGTCGATTGCCCCGGCCGGCAGCAGTTTGTGGCCTGGCGCGGAGAGCGATTGCATGCCAAGGCTCTGATTTGGTCGTCCGACAGGGAAGGTGAAGTCAGTTTCACCATCGAACAACCGGAGAATGCCCGTTGGGTGGATGAAAGCACTACCGGCTTCATGCGGTATGTGATGACCGACGAATTGAATAAAGATGGAAAAGGGGGATGCGGCTATCGTCCGGACAAGACGCAGTTTGACTCCTCTCTGGTTGCCGACCGTATAGAGCCGATACGCTCCATGCGTTACGAAGCCAAGACTGTTCAGCCTGTTTGGATAACATTTGATGTTCCGCATGATGCGGCTCCCGGTCTTTATAAGGGAAGTGTCACTGTGAAATATGGAGATACGGTATGTCGCATTCTTCCTTATTCTATTCGCGTGATTGACCGTACATTGCCCCTGCCGGGCGAACAGAAGTTCCATCTTGACCTATGGCAGAATCCTTTTGCCGTGGCACGTATGGCCGGTGTGCCGCTTTGGAGCAAGGAGCATTTCGAGGCAATGCGGCCTTTGATGGAGCGTTTGGCCAAAGCCGGTCAGCGCGGCATCACCGCTTCCATTACGCATAAGCCTTGGAACGGACAGACCTATGACTATTTTGAGAATATGATTACCGAGATCAAGCGTGCGGACGGCACGTGGATATACGATTATACGGTGTTTGACCGTTGGGTGGAATTCATGCGTTCCTGCGGTGTCCGTCCTTATATCTATTGCTATTCGGTGATTCCATGGAAGCTGACTTTCCGTTATTATGATCAGGCTACCAACCGGATGGTTGACCGCAAGATGGAGGTGTCCGATCAGGAGTTTGACGGGTATTGGGTAGCCAAGCTGAAGGCATTCGCTTCCCATCTGAAGGAGAAGGGATGGTTTGAACAGACCATAATAGCGATGGACGAACGTCCCAAAG
Above is a window of Bacteroides helcogenes P 36-108 DNA encoding:
- a CDS encoding DUF4091 domain-containing protein gives rise to the protein MRNYSSFFVFLFLSFCMEAVAGEPPLRVSWATTDYLADRSEYPFTVDCPGRQQFVAWRGERLHAKALIWSSDREGEVSFTIEQPENARWVDESTTGFMRYVMTDELNKDGKGGCGYRPDKTQFDSSLVADRIEPIRSMRYEAKTVQPVWITFDVPHDAAPGLYKGSVTVKYGDTVCRILPYSIRVIDRTLPLPGEQKFHLDLWQNPFAVARMAGVPLWSKEHFEAMRPLMERLAKAGQRGITASITHKPWNGQTYDYFENMITEIKRADGTWIYDYTVFDRWVEFMRSCGVRPYIYCYSVIPWKLTFRYYDQATNRMVDRKMEVSDQEFDGYWVAKLKAFASHLKEKGWFEQTIIAMDERPKESMEAALRVIRKADPMYKISLAGNYHEEWNGELFDYCIGYNDKYPDGVVEGRREKGKITTFYTCCTEVYPNTFTFSQPVEASALGLVAAERGLDGYLRWAYNSWVESPGQDSRFSAWAAGDTYLVYPKNESSARFEKLIEGIQMFEKIQVLKADTKHERAIRKLLQPFAHERINSTSLQKDIKNISLYLNSK